The genomic stretch CGTTTGGAAAGAAAACGGTGAAGGGAGCTGGTAAACAGAATGGAGCTGCGAAACCGTCTGTCAAGGATGCTTTTGTAACTCCAATGGGTATGTTTAGAGGGGTAGCGTGGCGCATCTTGCTCAAAAGCTGATAGATGCGATAGCAGAGACCCGTCAACGCGCCCCGTTAGGCATGAAAACAACCAATGCGAAAGCTCGTGGTTTACAGACCCCTGCGCCTCCCGCTGGTACTGTCAAGCCAGAGAAGACAGGCAAAAGGGCCTCCACACAAAGAGTGAAAAAGTTTGCTCCACTGGTGGAGCAAAGCAAGGCCGAGGTACAGGATAAACCAGCTGAAGACGATGTTCCCGAGATTGAATACATGCCCCCGAAGCCGAAAGGTATGTTTCCCAGGAGCCGTGGGCATGCCAGAAGGTCATGGTATTTAACAATATGCAGAGCTCCCGGATATTCCTGATGAAATTACATACGATACTACATTCCCTCAATTTCAGCCGAGGAACTTGGCGTTGGGCTTAGAAACGGTTTATGGACATACTGAAATCGGTCCCGATGGTCTGACTAAGAGGGAGCGCAAACTTCAGGAGGATTCTATCGCATACGACAAAATGATGGATGACATGATCTTAAAACAGGTCGAGAGCATTAGTTTCGAAGATCCGAGTGACAGCGACCAGAATGAGCCTTGTGTGGATGAAGCACCGCCGCGTCGCTATGAAACGCGTCGTACCCGCGCCATGAGCTCCCGGGAGAAGCATACCAGCAACATCCCAACCGTTCGTGCTCGTGATGCAGCCGCTGCTCTTTCTGGCACCGAACGCACACTCCGACCTAGGCCTGTCTCAATTCCAAAGCCCAAGCCGAGAGTTGCGTCGTCCTTATTTTCGTCGAGAAAGCCTAGGACGCCAACTAACCCATCATCTATGCATCATGCCGCGGCCGTGGTTAACTCTAAAACAATAGTCGGGTATACCAAGGGCCGGGACGTGTCGTGCAAGCTACATGGCAAACCGCCTAGCACTACGAAAGGACAAACAATTCCCCAGGGAATTTTCTCTGCCGACACTTACGTGCGACCTTCCGGGACCCCTCCTCTCGAAACCGATACGGTGCCTCTTGCACATGACGCGGATCACCTAACGGCCAATTCTGAGGAAGTGCTCCCTGTgtatgaggaagatgaggagagcTTAAATTTCCAGCTGACGCTGTGAACGGAGGTTAATGAGCACGGTTCCATATCCCGGAGTAAAGGGTTAGCGTTTTATGGTGTTTGTTCTTTAATGGGAGTATGATATAGCTCTGTTTATTTCTTACGTTTGACGGTTGGGGTGGCGGGACGGTACAATATTGCATGACAGGATTTTGTAGGGGGCGTTTTATTTGAAGAATCATGGGGTTACGGTCAGCAGGATTAGAATTGATGTACGAATTTCCGGAGTGTGAGTGATAGTCAATAGTCGAGAGTACCTCTTAGTACAATTAAATTGGGTTGTTGATACTCTGTACAAGCGCATTGTCGAGGTAAATTTAGGTCATGTTTCAGGGACCCTCCCGCAAGTCTGGGTCCAGCTTTAGGTTCCAGAGTTGCATTGTCCTTCGGGACCCGAAAGGGCCTCGGGAATGGTTGATTCGGACGATTGTGATTGGGGATACCCTGTGAAGCTCTGCGGCCAGACCTCACCTATTGGACCAGTAATATCCACCAGGTACGGGACCAGTACGTATGCATGGTGTACATCTTCCCccaatttcttttctcaggGCCACAAACCCATACCAATTGAACAATGATCCTGCGTCTTTCTCGCAGGTACTAGTACTAGAAATACTTGTAGGTACCTCACTAAGATTCCTGATATTCGATGTCTTCACCGCTCCTGCAGTTAGGGTCGGTCCACTAAGCCCAATCGGGTCCCTGGGACAATTTAAAGCTGtctctgtatgtacagtacttaCCAAGGGTGTATCACGGAGACATAAACAAACCTGTATGATTCTCTCTCAGTTGTACAATGAGTCTACTGTAAAAACGGTAGAAGATGAATCCAATTGAGGTCTTTAGAGACGAGAAATATTAGAACGCAATTCAAGGGCGAATTCTGGGTCCCTGGTGGTGGGTTCGATCAAATTGATCGTccagtttcctttcctcGGCGCCCACCGCAAATACAAGCAAGGCAAACTAACCAAACGGAAACGAAAGCCCCCCCGGCCGCCTCAAGTCAACATCTTCTGACACGCTCCCtcatcttttctctttccttcctcatcctcccctccccccagTACCTCCCCTCTCCTCCGCTTCAGTCAATTCGTCATGGCTGAGACGAAGATCCATCCTCAGTCCCCTGAGGAGTTCGAGTTCATTGAAACTCCCCCTGCCTCCTGCACTACTCCCGCTGAGCCCTGTGGTGTGAGGACAACGTCGGTAAGTCCGAACCCTAGATAGAAGACGCATGGCGTGTTACGCTTCAACTGCGAGCACCAGTGGTGTACAGCTCGCGCTAATTGTTGACCTCACAGTACCCGGCCATCAAAAATGCCCCCGTCCCAGCGGATTCTCCGGGCAGTGATAGcttctccaacatcctcctcttctctttgcttctgctCATCCCATGGTATCTGGCCCGCCAGGTCGGTGGTGGTTTCTAcaccaccatcttcttcgcaATCTTCACCACTATCCCTATTTTGATGGCTTTCTGGTCCGTCGCTTCATCCATCTCCCCCCGCAAGACCGAAAAGGCCAAGTATGCTGGCCGCCCCGTCGAACACTACCTGCACTTCCACAGCGAGCATGACCGTGCTGCCTACCGTGGAAAGAGCAAGATTCCCATGGAGGTTTTCTACGAGAAGTACTTCAACGGTGAGGTAGACTTCAAGGGTGACGCCTTGGAGTGCCTCGAGTTCCGCCACGATTGGGCCAACTTCCGCTTCACCATGGGCCTTTTCAAGCACTTCCTCTTCGGTTTCATCCCCGAGATGCTGATGCACACCCGCTCCCAAGGTATGTTACCGCCATCAAAACCTCAGAAAATCATGCACGCGAAATCGCCTTTCTAACCTATGGATCTTCCACAGATGAGGAGCAGGTCCGTGATCATTATGACCGTGGTGATGATTTCTACGCTTGGTTCTTGGGCCCACGCATGATCTACACCTCCGGTGTTATTAGTGATCCCGATCGGGAGGAGACCCTAGAGGAGCTGCAGGACAACAAGCTGGCTGTGGTTTGTGAGAAGATTGGCCTGAAGCCCGGAGACACCGTCCTCGATCTTGGCTGTGGCTGGGGTACTCTGGCCAAGTATGCTTCCGTCCACTATGGCGCCCAGGTTACCGGTATCACTCTTGGTCGTAACCAGACTGCCTGGGGTAACAATGGCCTTCGTAAGGCCGGTATTGAGGACTCCCAGAGCCGTATTATGTGCTTGGACTACCGTGACGCTCCTCGCGTTGACGGCGGCTACAAGAAGATCACTTGCCTGGAGATGGCTGAGCATGTCGGTGTGCGTCACTTCACTACTTTCTTATCTCAGGTTTATGATATGCTGGACGACGACGgtgttttcttcctccagatTGCTGGTCTCCGTAAGTCCTGGCAGTACGAGGATCTCATCTGGGGTCTCTTCATGAACAAGTATATCTTCCCTGGTGCCGACGCTAGCACCCCTCTTGGATTTGTTGTCGACCGTCTGGAGGCCGCTGGTTTTGAGATCAAGGCTGTAGACACCATTGGTGTCCACTACTCTGCTACTCTCTGGCGCTGGTACCGTAACTGGATGGGCAACCGTGAGAAGGTTGAGGCCAAGTATGGCAAGAGATGGTTCAGAGTAAGTCCCTCATGCGAATGCACTACTACGTTGAAGTAGAGACAACTAACAACCGTCTGTTAGATCTGGGAATACTTCCTTGCTTCTTCGACCATCACCTCCCGTCAGGGTGGTGCCACCTGCTGGCAGCTCACTCTtgtcaagaacatcaacTCCACCCACCGTATCGAGGGTATCAACACTCAGTACGGCCTTAAGGGTGCCCGTCAGGCTGCTATCGACTCTGTCGGTCACGGCGCCGTGCCTAGTGCTCACGTCACTCCCAAGGCATAAGTTTGACCCTGGCATGTGAGTACTGGTCACCGGTTGTAGTTTACACTTACTTCCCTGTCCGTTGTATGCATGGACGAACTATGTCCTCGAGCCTATTGGATCCAATGACATGATTCATGGAGCAACGGAGGAAATACCTTTGAAAGGGTTAATGAAAAATGTGTTTTTAGTCCCACTACCGGAAGAAAAGAGTTAAGGAAACATATCCccaggaagggaaagaagggacGTATGTTTTCATTGATAGCTGTTATGTATGTTTATAACCATCTTGATTTGTATACCTTCGGCCCCGCGTGGGGCAAGCAGGTTGTAAGTCACAGGAGACATGTATTAATGAGAATAGAAATGATGCGTATACGGGCTGATTCCTGGTTGTTGTACTGGATACTGTTATATTATGGTAATCTCTAGCTTTTAGATATGCTCGAATCAAAGTGAGGGATGTATTTTATATTTCACAATTCGTCCATGTCATAATACTTAaactatatacaaaaagagGTCACATTTACACCAACAGAACCCACCAAGCATCTCACTCAGTCAACACGCTTGTAAAGTTTTGCCTTGCTGCCTCCAACACCAGAGCAGCATGCCGCAGCCGGCGCTGGCTCGGGGTGAAGAGTCGACTTATTGAATGCCTGAGACGAAGGTGGCACATCCAGAGCCGGGTTCTTGGTAAAGAAGCCATCCGGCCGAAGCATAACACTAATACGTTCCATGGGCATGACAGGGAAATCCTCAATACGAGGGTTATGAGTGAGACCGAAAGCTAAGGGAAGTACGTTAGTTTCCGTTTCACCTTGTAATCATTGTCTTAGCAGTAGGAAGGACTTACTGTGCCAAAGGACCACGTCCTCATTCTCTGTATCGTCGTTTCTCTGGACCCAGGTCTCGACACCATCGGCCTTCTTGCTCTGGTTCGTGAACTCGCCCGCGGCGAATAGTTCATTGTCCTGGTACTTCGTGACCCAGATCGGCTTGCTGGCGAATTCGGCCCGCTGGTGTCCCACTGCGTGCTTCGGGAGCAGAAGCATTTGGCTAGGCGCTGCCATGAGTTTGTATGAGACGGGCTTGTAGGTGATGGGGTTGATGACGTTGTCGTTACGGATCTTAAAGACGCGGTGACGGTTAACGTCTGTGTTTGCGGAGCTGGACTTGCGGATCACGGTCTGTTCCGTGGTATAGCCGACCAGGTAAGGGTTATTCTCGTCCTCGGGAAGCGGCACGCTATCTTCGTAGTAGACGGTGTTATTGAAGCCGTCGATTGCGGGGTCGATACGGAGGGAGAACATGTGTTGATGGTAGGGGGCCATGACGCCAGGGCCGACGTTGGTACCCCAGGGGACGGTCTCGCCGTTCAGGTTGTCGAAGGGAACGGTGGACAGAATACCTGTTGCACGAACCTCAAGCTCGACGTTTCCGGCCTGGTCGAAGATATAGGCGAAGATGTATTCGTAGTTTGCGACGGTGCAGATCATCTGGAGGACGAGCTGGCGGTTGCGCTTGACGGTTGCTGCGTTTGAGCGGTAGTTTGTGTGCTTGTATTGCAGGCCGTTGTCTTGTTCGTGCATGCAGATTATATTCTTCAACAGAACGGGGTTACCCTTCGAGTCGGATCTGTATCCGTCAAAATATTTAATATGGCCTAGACAGTCGCAGCCTAGGGAGAGTTGGTTGGCGTTGAGGCCGAAGCCGACGTCGCCCACGTCAAAGGCCTGCTTGCGGTGGTAGGGAGCTCGGGGGTCTAGATGGGTTATGTTAGCATTGCTGTATTTCAGAGATATGCGGGGATGCTCACCGCCATAAGGCACGGTCATTTCTGAGACGTTCAGACGGTAGAAGACGTTGCGCTTGTCATATGTGATGTTGTGGAGAACGAGACCCTCCCGGTTATTGAATCCGACCCTGAAGCGCCATTTCTGCCAGTAAACGGAGTTGCCATCAACCGAGAAGGAAGCACCCTGAGGCTGCTGAACAATGTATGGCTTGAGATCCGTCCGGAGTGGTTCGTCTAGAAGTTCCGGGGCATACTGAACTGCTTTGACGGGTACCCACGGCTGAGTCTCGACTGTCTGATGATCTGCGCCACCGGGAAGATAATCCATACGGACTAATTCCTTTGTGCGGGCATCAAAGACAGGAGAGAACTTGCAAGGTAGAGAGTAATGGTTGTTCTCAGGGTGGTCTACCTCTACAATATACATGAAGCATTGGAAGAGTCGCCGTTTCTCGTTGGGGTCGTCAGTTCCGTACATCCATGGGTCATTGCAGACTGTCATGCCAGGGGGcagcttgagcttctcaattTCTGCGAGTACTGCTGGGTGTTGCATGCAGTGCTCTTCGATACCAGCaatttcatcaacatccattgGTGGCTGTTGCTACTGTTAGTGAAGACTGGCTAGGAGAGATCGTCATGAGGATAAACGCACCTGCACTCCCTCTGGGAACTCTTTTGCGTAGATGAGAGACTTTGTATCAGCATTCATCAAGGCTTTGATGCAGACACCTGTGTCGACACGGCTGAAGTAGGAATACAAAAGTCGTGCTGGTCTGGGTGGGAGAGGCTTTCCTAGCCGTTCTGCCTCAATATAGGGAATGACATCTTGCTTAATGGGCTCGTGAATATCAATGCGGTTGTAGCGCAATGGAACACCAGGAAATGATGCTTCTAGAATGCGAACAGCAAGTCTAATCTCTTCTGGTCGTACGGGGTCAAACGGGTGAAGTTTCCCCGAAGTTGTGGATGTGGTCTCTTGAGATGTGAATGACATGATGTGCAAGGGTTACGgaagggtatatatatatctgtgaGAGGAGAAGTGCGAGAGGTGGTCAAGGATAGACAACGAATGTCTTAGGGGGTAAATGTTAGAAAGGTTTGAAGTAGAAGATGGAGTAGCATTTAcagggagagggagagaagctcTTTATATAAGTCAATGATATTGGAGTTGGCCACCATCATGGCGGTTAAGGGTATAGATAGTGGTCGAGGAAGCATATCGAGAAAGCGTTCCACATTGCGCATGGACATGCCGCATTGGGTAAGGTCGCTGTCACTTGTGGGGATGCTCTAATCTGCTGCCCTCGAGCATACCCCGGAAATACATCTCACTATCGACACAGTATGATTACTTAAAGATCTGCAGAATCCGTACTAGTAGACTCGTACTAAGGATACCTATCGCCTGCTCTAGTCGCAAGAAGTGGACGGTGTAACTGTATACAAACCATGCTGAAACTTACCGAAAGTATTAAATCCCCACTGATCTTGGAGAGATGATATTCTCATTGGAGCAAGGAGGATCTACATTTGGATCGTGGCGGTATGTAATAGTATCCTTCAATACCCGCACGGTATGGAAATGCGGGTAATGTCAGGAAATTCTTACATAACCGCCCTGATAACAAGGCGtatctccttccccttcaGGACTAGACTCTGAGTCTCCTCCCCCCGTGACCCGTGGGCGATTACTTTTACATCGGCGGAAATCGTTCTGATTGCTCACAATATCGTTCTTTGAGGGTCTTCGAAGTACTAACATCGTAATTGCTTAAGACAAGTTATTCTCCTGATAAAACGAGGGGCGACATCGGGGTTTGGAGATTCAAGTCACAACCTGCATCCCCGCCCTTATCAGTGATAACCAGAGCGACTTGCCTCATACTAAGGGTGTCGATAAGATTGTTACGCAATGCCATACATATTCCTCGACTATGAATCAACTTGATACTGCAGCTAATGTCTCCGGAAGAAACCCCGTTCAGAGCACAACGAGAAAACGTGCCAGAAGAGAGGGCTCAAAATGGACTCGATCCGGCTGTTTGACTTGCAAGAAACGTCGCAAGCGGTGCGATGAAGCTAAACCTAGGTGATTTTTCCCGGTGCTTCAATGGACGTAATGGCGCTGACCACTTGACGTAGCTGTCGTAGTTGTGTTAGACTTGGGCTAACCTGCGAAGGCTATGGCTCAATGTGGGCAGAGCCACTCAAACCATCCGCAGAGATCTTTCAGCAAGTTCTGCCACCAAAGCGACGACGAGTTAGCCCGTCGCCTTCGCTATCTGCCAGCTCCCCCGCGGCACCAGTAGAACAGCTCTCGCCCAATTCAACCGTATTCTCAGGCTATACTACTGTTCCTTCGACTCCATCAGAATACGGCGCAATTGAGATATGCACCCCacaagatgaagataatGACTCTCATGGAAACGACGATTTAGCACTCGATGTTACCCACTCTGAGAACTGTGCTGTTCTTGTACCCAAACAATGTGGATCTCTCAGCCATCTATCGAATCTCGAAATGCACTATCTCCAGTACCATATGGAGCAGGGTTCCAAGCTGCTGGCTAACCTGGAAAGTGATGAAAACCCTCTACGATCGTTAATCATTCCTTATGCGTTATCATCACCACTCTTGATGAAGGCGCTATGTGCTGTGTCTGCAATGCACTTAGCAAATCGCTCTTGTGGTAATTTGAGTGCGCAGAACGCAGCAGCAAACTATTACGTGCGCACAATGAGTGGCCTCCGCTCAGCTCTTTCCAAGGCTCCTGTTGAAGGGTTCCCCACAGACTCAATTCTAGCAGTGGCGCTTCTTTGCAAGTACGAAATTGTTCGGGGCAGTGTAAAGCAATGGGCAGTGCACCTGAGCGCATTGGAGAAACTAGTAGTTTCTCGCGGCGGATTCTCCACGTTCGATCAAGACACAGCTGAGTTTCTATGGGGACTGTATGTAGTCGTCTCAATTACTTACGACGCACAGCTAATCAACACTCATAGGTTCATGTATGCGCACAACGTGGCGAGAGTTACTAACCGTAAGCAAATCACGAACTACATCCCTGGCGAAGAAGCTCTAAGCCTCAGAAAACTCGACATATATATCGGATACACAGAAGACATCATCAGACTCTGCCCGCGAATTGCCGACCTACCCTTACTTAGTCACGACCCCGTTGCTCTAGGGTTGGAAATCCACACAATGTATGTAATCCCGAATACCAAGACCGGATAAGCAAGACCAAATAGTTGACATTCAACAGAGACTCATCACTCCGAAATTGGACACACACCTCAACCCCATACATAATTCCAAAAGGAGCCACAGACGCAAGTCTTGTCCGCCTGCGCATGGTGGCTGAATGCTTCCGCGACGCAGCGTACATCTACCTCCATTCGACCCTAGAACGAATGAGTCGAGGTATCGTGGCCCGAAACCTACCGTCACTGTGGTCCTCATTCATCTCCCGGACAAAGCAAGTCGCCTTACGCCGTTGTCTGGACCGAATTCAGTCTTTCCCTCTGGATGAAAACTGCGAGTACTCAGCCCTTACGTTTCCGCTTTTCATAGCGGGCTGTGAGAGCGAGAGCCCTGCGGCAAGGGAGCTGGTTATTCTGTCGCTGAGCAAATTGGAAAGTAATTTTGGGATTGGCAATACGAAGCGGGCTAAGGAATTATTACATATCCTCTGGAatggggagaagatgcattgGTTGGATGTATTGGAGCAATTGAAGTGGGACTTGATTCTTGCATGAGGTTTGTTGAGCTAAAAGGTTGTTTGATGTATAATATTAGCATGGAGTTACAGGACATTTTGTACAGTGGGTATACTATACTGTATGGGTATTTAGATCTATGACAGATTGAGTACGTGAACATAGGCAGGTCAATTATACATTGGCATGCTCACTTGTTGCTTCTTTAGCCGTGGTCAATTTTTGTGGctatataaaaattaatatatgGAATGAGATAAAGGGTATAAACAAGAATTGGTTTGTGTAACCGATGAAAAGACACGGGCGAAGCCAATGTCGATACCCTGTCAAAAAATCACAAACCTGCTCAACGGTTCGCGACATCATTCTCAATTTTCTAACTTAATCCCATATTCACTTCGTCACCTAACCCCATCTCCCGTTCTGCCCTCTCAATGCCTCCTGCAGCGCGTGAACCCCAGCGATCCAAGCGGTCTTGCGAGTGTGCAATCTCTTTGTCTCGTGCACTCTTATCGCTATGGGCTGCACTGCCATGGATGCTTCCTTCTCGACCTAAACTGCCGCTGCCACTGGAGTAGCTGGACGACAGCTTCTGTGAGGATGGAATGCTAATCGGCCTGGAGGCGATTTTGCCGGGGCGGCTGGAACTAGGGGCAGAGGTTATTCTTCCGAGATCTACGGACGAGTTATTGTTGGAGGCTGGTagtgtggaggaggaggagatgctgctgGTTTTGTCGCTTACAGTCTTCGAATTCCCAAACCAGCGTCGTCTCCGTGCTTTGGAGGTGGACCCGGCGAGACTCTCGGAATCAGCATCGACTGTTGAAGCGTCAAGGGTTCCGGatccccttctcttctccctctccttctccagcgcctGGGTTAAGCCGGACGTTGCCTCCGCCGATGTCAAATCGGCGGTTGATGAGACCTCAACGAGTTCAGCATCGCGGCACCACTTTCTTCGACGAGTGTATCGATCCCAACCATCTTGGCCTCGACGGCCGTCATTCCACTATGAGATTTCAACGGTTAGAAAATGGTATCACCTACGCCGGAAAACGATGTTATGGAAAGCTCACCTTATTGTCATAGTAAATCCAGCCCCCGCCATCTTTGGCGCTCGCATCATCGGCACCATCGATGCGCCACTCACTCCCTTCTACCCAGCGCCATTTGGCATTCCCGCTTTGTACTTCGGGTAGCTCAAATTCATCCTTTGATGGCACATTGTTGAGGTGCTCATCAGTCCATGCAGCACGTTCGGATGGGAACAGCGAGTAGGTCCAGCCAATTCCGAGCCAGCGCCGTTGATTCTCATATAAGATGAAGGTAAAGCGCACACCGGATGATTCTCCCCGCCGACGAGTTGCAACGCTAGCagcatggccatggctttgTGTCCGAGTCGACGGCGTCTTGTCCACGTTCAACGAGAACGATAGACCGGTGATCAACGAGCAAATCCGGCGGACGGTTAGTGACCTCCATAGTATAACGCGGGATACCCTCGCTGGTCGGGAGTGGTAGGTGAGGATAATGGTGCCGATGATCAAGATAACACGACGCGTGGTGATGAGATGCAACGGAGGCAAAGTCAGGGCAATCCAGATAGGTGTTACAAAGAGGATTCGGAAGAAGAGTGTGGTCAGGGCTGGCCTGGTGGTCGCGGATGTAGCCGTCCTTTGGGTGGACAAGAAATCCGTAAGTTCCAGGAATGGTTCCAGGAGCATGTTACAGCGAGTCGTGAAGGCTCTCATCGTTTCAACAATCTCATCGAGGCTGTCATGATGGC from Aspergillus oryzae RIB40 DNA, chromosome 1 encodes the following:
- a CDS encoding fungal specific transcription factor domain-containing protein (predicted protein); translation: MWAEPLKPSAEIFQQVLPPKRRRVSPSPSLSASSPAAPVEQLSPNSTVFSGYTTVPSTPSEYGAIEICTPQDEDNDSHGNDDLALDVTHSENCAVLVPKQCGSLSHLSNLEMHYLQYHMEQGSKLLANLESDENPLRSLIIPYALSSPLLMKALCAVSAMHLANRSCGNLSAQNAAANYYVRTMSGLRSALSKAPVEGFPTDSILAVALLCKYEIVRGSVKQWAVHLSALEKLVVSRGGFSTFDQDTAEFLWGLFMYAHNVARVTNRKQITNYIPGEEALSLRKLDIYIGYTEDIIRLCPRIADLPLLSHDPVALGLEIHTIDSSLRNWTHTSTPYIIPKGATDASLVRLRMVAECFRDAAYIYLHSTLERMSRGIVARNLPSLWSSFISRTKQVALRRCLDRIQSFPLDENCEYSALTFPLFIAGCESESPAARELVILSLSKLESNFGIGNTKRAKELLHILWNGEKMHWLDVLEQLKWDLILA
- a CDS encoding PEX28-32 family peroxisomal membrane protein (predicted protein); translated protein: MADDIPWIDSMAPSTSAQDHADSQPPTVAAFSPTTISGSSLASRQRSSIIVHRKSPLLVATPPPITRALAYSHPFILPLNKLVGLLTWTTDDAWQSFLLVSIFWTIVLYGDAIILWAGPPLVVVGLILGMYWRRYSPLSTRSISGEKPGHQRAPSESSLRHHDSLDEIVETMRAFTTRCNMLLEPFLELTDFLSTQRTATSATTRPALTTLFFRILFVTPIWIALTLPPLHLITTRRVILIIGTIILTYHSRPARVSRVILWRSLTVRRICSLITGLSFSLNVDKTPSTRTQSHGHAASVATRRRGESSGVRFTFILYENQRRWLGIGWTYSLFPSERAAWTDEHLNNVPSKDEFELPEVQSGNAKWRWVEGSEWRIDGADDASAKDGGGWIYYDNKWNDGRRGQDGWDRYTRRRKWCRDAELVEVSSTADLTSAEATSGLTQALEKEREKRRGSGTLDASTVDADSESLAGSTSKARRRRWFGNSKTKLSSSYSSGSGSLGREGSIHGSAAHSDKSARDKEIAHSQDRLDRWGSRAAGGIERAEREMGLGDEVNMGLS
- a CDS encoding uncharacterized protein (predicted protein), which gives rise to MMDDMILKQVESISFEDPSDSDQNEPCVDEAPPRRYETRRTRAMSSREKHTSNIPTVRARDAAAALSGTERTLRPRPVSIPKPKPRVASSLFSSRKPRTPTNPSSMHHAAAVVNSKTIVGYTKGRDVSCKLHGKPPSTTKGQTIPQGIFSADTYVRPSGTPPLETDTVPLAHDADHLTANSEEVLPVYEEDEESLNFQLTL
- a CDS encoding uncharacterized protein (predicted protein), translated to MLALRDQENLVHAHQTVAASKPLNQGVKQLQPKTPGARAPKTPFKVPLNDENDPLAFGKKTVKGAGKQNGAAKPSVKDAFVTPMDAIAETRQRAPLGMKTTNAKARGLQTPAPPAGTVKPEKTGKRASTQRVKKFAPLVEQSKAEVQDKPAEDDVPEIEYMPPKPKAEELGVGLRNGLWTY
- a CDS encoding amine oxidase (copper amine oxidase), which encodes MSFTSQETTSTTSGKLHPFDPVRPEEIRLAVRILEASFPGVPLRYNRIDIHEPIKQDVIPYIEAERLGKPLPPRPARLLYSYFSRVDTGVCIKALMNADTKSLIYAKEFPEGVQPPMDVDEIAGIEEHCMQHPAVLAEIEKLKLPPGMTVCNDPWMYGTDDPNEKRRLFQCFMYIVEVDHPENNHYSLPCKFSPVFDARTKELVRMDYLPGGADHQTVETQPWVPVKAVQYAPELLDEPLRTDLKPYIVQQPQGASFSVDGNSVYWQKWRFRVGFNNREGLVLHNITYDKRNVFYRLNVSEMTVPYGDPRAPYHRKQAFDVGDVGFGLNANQLSLGCDCLGHIKYFDGYRSDSKGNPVLLKNIICMHEQDNGLQYKHTNYRSNAATVKRNRQLVLQMICTVANYEYIFAYIFDQAGNVELEVRATGILSTVPFDNLNGETVPWGTNVGPGVMAPYHQHMFSLRIDPAIDGFNNTVYYEDSVPLPEDENNPYLVGYTTEQTVIRKSSSANTDVNRHRVFKIRNDNVINPITYKPVSYKLMAAPSQMLLLPKHAVGHQRAEFASKPIWVTKYQDNELFAAGEFTNQSKKADGVETWVQRNDDTENEDVVLWHTFGLTHNPRIEDFPVMPMERISVMLRPDGFFTKNPALDVPPSSQAFNKSTLHPEPAPAAACCSGVGGSKAKLYKRVD
- a CDS encoding putative cyclopropane-fatty-acyl-phospholipid synthase (cyclopropane fatty acid synthase and related methyltransferases), with the protein product MAETKIHPQSPEEFEFIETPPASCTTPAEPCGVRTTSYPAIKNAPVPADSPGSDSFSNILLFSLLLLIPWYLARQVGGGFYTTIFFAIFTTIPILMAFWSVASSISPRKTEKAKYAGRPVEHYLHFHSEHDRAAYRGKSKIPMEVFYEKYFNGEVDFKGDALECLEFRHDWANFRFTMGLFKHFLFGFIPEMLMHTRSQDEEQVRDHYDRGDDFYAWFLGPRMIYTSGVISDPDREETLEELQDNKLAVVCEKIGLKPGDTVLDLGCGWGTLAKYASVHYGAQVTGITLGRNQTAWGNNGLRKAGIEDSQSRIMCLDYRDAPRVDGGYKKITCLEMAEHVGVRHFTTFLSQVYDMLDDDGVFFLQIAGLRKSWQYEDLIWGLFMNKYIFPGADASTPLGFVVDRLEAAGFEIKAVDTIGVHYSATLWRWYRNWMGNREKVEAKYGKRWFRIWEYFLASSTITSRQGGATCWQLTLVKNINSTHRIEGINTQYGLKGARQAAIDSVGHGAVPSAHVTPKA